The DNA sequence agacaatgttggaataAAGGAACCTGTCCCTCCTCCCAGTACACAGAAgacatgatcagaccagtttagtcatatgacgaactggctgttgcaggttttgaactcgccacagagaatcTGAAGACAGAAAGCTGCTGGCTCCTGGATTGGGAACATCTCTATCTTGTCTCCTCTCATCTCATTctccccagctttggaatccattgtagACAATGGAACCCtaaaagagagaaatgtctcctacagggaacaaggtttaagaagaatactgggccccaacgaaaagcaagaattacctccagcaagaactgcctacaaaaggactctacagtgagttcgaagcacagtaacaagaaactgttcagagattgcctcagacctcttcactttatctttcttctgctcttttctgtctctatttgcatgtgcatatcgcgtatgcatgctagcgaggggcgcggcgtgtatccgtaggcgttaaccggattagagttcaaatttaagttttaataaatttcacttctctttaaacctaagaatgcctgtttgtgctcatttctttgtcttataattggaaagcggtgaacaaggattcaccaagagggagctcaaaacacagtgtgtttcaaattaaatccTGCTGCAGTagtccaggtgaaggttgaaaaggagccctcgacacctttctcacttagTCATAACAATGTATACAAAATAACAGTAAAATATAAAGCTGAACATGAATTCAAAACAATTGGAACATAATGGCAATCATAAACTTTTTTCTAATTTCTTGCAGTTGTCCTTTGTTGAAGATAAGTTTGATTCTGTGCCTGCAGAAGAGATTGAAGAACTGGAAAAATAAGAGAAGGCAGGAAAGGTCTGCTAAAGATCTCAAGGGCTATCCCACTACTGAGTGGTAGATCACACCTGCATAAAACGTTTGTCTCCTCACAGTGTAATCCTGCTTAGTGTATGCATCAAGGTTCCCTCTTTGGGTGCTCTGGGTAGTGTCGAGCACGATTGCGTTTGCAGCCAAGCCAGTTCGTCTGTGTTTGGAATTCTCAGGAGAAGGTCAAGGTTCGCAGGGTACCAAGCACGGAACACATTGGCCTTCTCTGATATCACCAACTCTGAAAAGCAGGAGAAATGTACATTGGTATTTACACATACATTTTTATCGTGTTGATTGGATAAAGCATCCAACTATAATCTAGATGTAGAATTATGAATGGCTGAGAGTAATAGGATTAGAATTTGTTGCAAGGATTCAGAATGTATCACAAACCCACAAGTGAAAAGTTTGAAGGTTTACACCATTATTGCATAGGCCCAATAactgaaaagaaaaacattttaaaatCCATTCTCAGGATATGAGTATTGCTGGCACAACCAGAATTTATTCCCTGTCCttagttaccccccccccccccgagaagATCAGTACTGGCTGCCTTTTTCGTCACAGTTTGATAGAATTAGGTGGCTTGCTAAgcctcttcagagggcagttaagggtcaaccatgcatgggccaggccaggtaaggatatcAGGTTTCCTTTCTTAAAGAACATGAATGAACAATTGGGTTTTTACTCTGGTCCAACAGTTAAACAGCTATTGAGTTACCACTGCAAAACATTGACAAACGTCATTCTTCCTTCATTGTTGGGTCTGAATCTTGGAATTCCCCACCTAATACAAATGGGGAAACACCATCATCAAAAAAACAGCAGCGGCTCAATGATAGGGCCtgtcccaccaccttctcagggcaatgagggatgaacaataaatgacaGCTTTACCAGTGATGCTTGTATCCAGAGAATTTTTTAAAACTCTGACTGGAATATCATTCCACAGGCACTGGGAATCCTCACCTAATGAGGCCTTCTGCTTGGTGGAATCTGGACAGTGGGAGTTGACAGGATTTTTAATCATGAGAGAATCACAGCCATGAAGGCTGATCCTGTCTTCAACTTTTTTCTGGTCTCCACTTTTCACCAGaaaaggtggtggggagggtgtCACTGATTAGCACATTAGGTGCTGAGGACCCCATTGAATCTTCCTGCTTCATCGTCAAGGTGCTCTGCAGCCAACTGAAAAAAGATGGTTCTCGATTTCAGTAAAATAAAATGTTTAATGCATTGTTGAATAATCAATTTGAATTACAATGAAGAAACCAGAATAATGCTGATAAATTCTGAATTATTTTTAGTTAAATCCACAATCAACTCCAGATTTTTACCTATGACACAATATATCTTTTCGAGGGATTAGCTGACATGAGCCACTAAACTGGAGGAGGCTTTATGCTTTCATTAGGTGCTGACAAATAGCTTGTTACTGAGTAATGTGAAGCTAAATGACTCCAAGTTGGATCCTGCTGAGTGCAGTTGGGTTAGTTCAATTATAAGAATCTGGATTTTCCCAGCTTTTTGTGAAATCAGAAGAAAATATAAATCTGCTGGCAGAGGTTTATGTATCTTTTGGGATAGATTTATCAAATTGAGACAATTTTCACCCCTCACCTCGATCTTGTGAAATGGTCTGTGTGAACTGAGAATTCTCTggaggttctgtttccagggtctgATTGGATGAGGCTCTCTGCAAAATAACAGGTGTCCTATCTTGGTCAGTAACATGAAGAAATAGAAAATTAATTACATTTCATGAATATATTTTATAAAAAGTGCAAAACCTTTCCAAAAGGCAAGGTTCGCAAGTGTTCTGTCTCAGCAACCTCTTCTCAAAGTATGTGAGACAAGGCTTCAATATCATCATCTTCAAATTTGGATACTAACCAGGAATAGCGTAAGAAATCACAGCTTGTCTCTGGACTAGGATCATTTAAATTACCAGCGGCTTCTCCACTACGTAAAGACAATTTTTCCCTCACCAATTCTATCTGTCTGATTTCACTGTCTTTTTGTGCTTGTAATTCCTTCTCAAACTTTTCCCTCTggaaagcactctctctctccctctcctctcattcctcctttCTCACCTGAAATTCGAACtcaaagctgtggttgttctccttacagcagagaaggtgatgTGAAGATTTGATACAGGCTGTAAAGGCTGATTAGATCAGTAATAAGATGAAAATTCTGACCATTCGTTGCCTTTATACACCCACTCTGCTGTATTAAAAATTCCCATTTCATATCTTGCAATGGACTGATTCCATGTTTTCAATCAAAGAGGCTTGAAATAATTTTTCCCAACATAAAATATACGAGTGGGTCATTAAGTTATATGGCCAGCGTGTTACCCATGTGACCAATATTGTTTAGATTTGAATAGTCATTTTTgaatcagtcacatggtgacaattCTATTTTGGACTGTACCTTTCTCCACTCCTATTTTTCATTTGCTCTCTTCCCATCTTTGAAACTTCACGTGAGCCAAGGCCAAGGAAGAAAAACTGTTCAAGGACTCTGCTATTATTACTCAATTAACTAACAGGAGGTGCCTGTGGTTAGCTACACACTAATTGTAGAACCCAGCGTTCAATCTGTACCTGCTTGGGACATTGTTGCAATCAGGTACAAGGATGGGGAGAAATCAGAAATTAATAGATTTCAGCTCATTCCCTGAATAAGGGTATGAGTGTGCCACACCTTGGTGTGGCCTGTACATTTAATGAGTAATGTCAGCAAAACTCAAACAGTATTGCAACATTCCAAAAGAAAGTTGAAATGATGGCCAAAATACTCAAGAGACAGAAAAGATATCAACAATGTGGAAATTAGACATTGCGAATTAGCACTAATAGCAGCCACACCGCCATCTTCAATATGACTAGATGGCAACAAATGGTCTGAGGTAATTTTTTTCTTAAATACAAGAGGAACTTTTTTTAAATGTCTGTGAATATATTGACCGAAGCAACAGCCATTGAGCAGCATGAACATGACTAATAGAAACAATCCATGTACTTACCAAAGTGCTTTGGTGCAGATCGTCATCCTCTTGCCTGATTCCGATGTTATCGTGGCCATTCTTCTGCCTGCACCCAGGAAATGCCACTTTTGAAATGCAGGCAGTCACTGAGGCAGAACACTTGAGAGCCCAATTGCCGGaagttgttctaacagaacacttcTGAATCCAACTGCAGACGGCTGCGAAGATGGAACGCCTGGGAACCTTGGGAGTGTGggacgatgatgatgatgatgacgacACACTACTCAGCGAGGATGATACTCTCGAGGAGACAGTGTCCACAGGGCGAATGGGTGAATGAGACGATAATTCAGATGACTGCAGAAATTTGTTTTTGATAAAGTGTGTCAATGATTATATCTCAGAAAGTTCCCTCTTCCCAGTTACATCTATTGTGCCATGAAACTCCCTGGCACTTACCACACCCCACCCCGCAAAAAAAATGGAGGCATTGTGGATACAACAGCTTGGTCTTGAGAAGGGGAAGTAATGCATGATTCCATGATAGTTAAACTGTGAAATCTTTCCATTGGTTTTCCTCCCTCGCTCAGCCAAAATCTGCTCCGAAGAATGATGCCGCCATCTCACATCCACTGGTTGATAAGCCAACATTGACAGTTCATCATTTAGCACGTTTGTAAATTACCC is a window from the Heterodontus francisci isolate sHetFra1 chromosome 8, sHetFra1.hap1, whole genome shotgun sequence genome containing:
- the LOC137373141 gene encoding ral guanine nucleotide dissociation stimulator-like 1 isoform X2 produces the protein MNPFPSCRLFHGTDVTDSTPSKSSDQPKSPQSGSSGENMDWSSELSSHSPIRPVDTVSSRVSSSLSSVSSSSSSSSHTPKVPRRSIFAAVCSWIQKCSVRTTSGNWALKCSASVTACISKVAFPGCRQKNGHDNIGIRQEDDDLHQSTLRASSNQTLETEPPENSQFTQTISQDRELVISEKANVFRAWYPANLDLLLRIPNTDELAWLQTQSCSTLPRAPKEGTLMHTLSRITL